In the Luteolibacter rhizosphaerae genome, GTCTGCGAATCGAACGCTCGACCTCTAACGCCTACGCGGGTGAAGGCGTCACCGTGGTTCATGGCGGTCTGCTAGTGGAACAGCGCCGCCCGGGTGACAGCGCCTCGACCATCACCAGTCACGATGGGCTCGGGCGTGTGGTCGGGGTCAAGGAACCGCGTCATGCCAATGCCAGCTCTTTCGCCTACGCCATCGGGAGTTCTCGCCCTGTGAGCCAAACCGATGCCAGCGGCGTGGTCACCAGCTTCAGTTATTATCCCCAAGGGGTCGCGGGTGCAGGGAGAATCGCGGCAACCACCTTCCCCGATACCACCGTCCGCCGGACTGCCTATGACCTTCACGGGAACGTGACGAAAGAGTGGGGGAGCGCGACTGCGGCCCTGTCCTACCAATACAACCTCTACGACGAGTTGGTCGGAAGTCTCACCTACCGGCAAGCGACTCCCGTTGATAGCGCCTCCTGGCCCTTGGAGCCCGGACCTGCGGACTCCACCGAGTGGATCAGGCAGGAGAGCACCGGCCTGCTGGAACAGAAACAGGATGCCGATGGAAAAGGTGCCACGCTGGTTTACGACCAAGCGGGCCGCATCGCGACCCGGACCTCCGCGCGCGGCATTGTGACCACTTATGGCTACGACGCCTGGGGCCAGCAGAATCTCATTGATTACGGCGACGCCACCCCGGACGCGGCGATGAGCTACGACCGCATGGGCCGGAATACCCTGCAAGACAACGGAATCGCCTCGACCGCCATCGAATACTCCCCGGTCAATCTCCTGCCTATCGCGGAAACCATCAGTTACGATCTCAATCAGGACGATGTGCCCGAATTGTCCCGTCGGATCGACCGTGGCTACGATGCCTTCCTGCGGCCGCAGGGTATCACGCTCTCGAACGATGGTAGCGCCGAGAGCGGCACCGTTTATGGCTATGACGCCGTAGGCAGGCTTTCTTCCGTGAATGGTGGGGGCCTGGGAACCTTTGCCTACAACTACACCCCCAATTCCTCCCTGCCATCGAGTGTCAGCGGCCCTGTCCACGCGGGTTCCAGCACTTGGGAGCCCAATCGCGACCTACTGGACGTGAAAGAGAACAAGGTGGGTAGCACGGTGGTTTCCCGCTTCGACTACACCACCAACGGCATGCAGCGCCGCTCGGCGGTAAGCACGAGCGGCACCGCCTTCACATCCGCACGTGAGATCGGCTGGACCTACGATTCACTGGGCCAAGTCATCGCGGCGGATTCCAGTGTTTCGGGGCAAGACCGGGCCTATGGCTACGACGCCGCGGGCAACCGGCTGAAATCGGCAGATAGCCTGACGCTTCCCGGTTCGCCTAACTATGCAGTCAATCATCTCAACCAGTACACCTCGATCGGTCCTGTCTCACCGGTCTACGATCTGGATGGCAATGCGACCTCCTACCCGCTCCCTGCCTCGCCTCTCGCCAACAGCACCTTGGCTTGGGATGCAGAGAACCGGTTGAAGTCCACGACCGTTGGAGGAACTCCGGTCACTTATTACTATGACACGACCGGACGCCGGATTGCAAAGGTCAGTGGAGGCACCACGACCTTTTACCTGTATGACGGCTGGAACTGCATCGCCGAATACCAGAAGACCGGCGGCGACCTCCCGGTGCTCAAGCGCGCGGCGCTCTGGGGCACGGGCTCCGGCGGGGTGGAGGGCCTTCTCTCTCTCTGGATCGAGGGCTCGATCTACTATCCGCTCTACGACGGCGCAGGCAATGTCACCCAATACCTGAACGCCTCCGGGTCGGTCGCCGCGCATTTCGAATACGACCCCTTCGGGAGGGCCACCGTCGATACCGATACCGCCGAGCTCTTTAACATCCGCTTTAGCACGAAGCAGATCGATACCCTCACGGGGCTCTACTACTATGGGTATCGTCATTACGACCCGATTACCGGCCGCTGGCTCTCGCGGGATCCCCTGGGGGAAGCCGGGGGACTGAACCTCTACGGCTTCGTCTTCAACAACGCCATCAACCTCGTCGATCCTCTGGGACTCGAAGGAGACGAATACTTCGGCGAATCCTTCATCATGACCTTGCAGTATGCCCTGCCTGCATTCGGTCGCGACCTGAAGAACATAGGCAGCCAGATCGTGGAAGGCGTTGGTGCGGTCGGTGGAGTTATCGGCAATGAGATCGCCTTGATCCAAGGAGCGATCCAAGACCCCTACTTGGCCGAAGAATACAAGAAGACATGGCAAAACCGCGGCGACACTGCCGCTGCGATCGCCGGCTTGATCCTCGAAGCGACCCACGATCCGTTCGTCCGCAGGCTGATCTGGTGCAACCTGTCCGAAGACATCAAACAGCGCTACAGTGGCGAGGAAGGCTTCCTGCAGGCTCTCATCGACGGCCAGGTCGCTGCGATTCAGGCGATCACCGGAGCAGGCCTGGCGAAAGGCTGGGATGCACTGGCGAAATCCGCGAAGCTCGCAAAACTGGCGAAGCTCGCGAAGGTGGATCTTCCTGATCTTCCGACAGGAAAACTTCCCAATCTTCCGGACGGTGACCTCCCTGAGGGCTTTCCGGGATCCTGCTTTGTTGCCGGAACCCCGATCCAAACCGAAGAGGGCGGCAAACCGATCGAATCCCTCCGGGTCGGGGATCGTGTTCTCACGACCGATGGCAGTTCCTCGACGTCCATCGAGCCCGCCAACTGGCGCAAGATCCGCCTCAGGATGCCCAATCCGGAGGCTCCTGCCGATATTCTGGAGATCGAACTCCTTCGCACGATCCAGTGGATCGCAGCGACGGGATGCGAGCCAGGAACCCGGATGTGGTTCGTGCTTGAGGAAATGGGCCTGCGGGGATGGGCGGAGGTCATAGGCATTGATGCCTGTCCGGTCATTGAAGCGGGGCGCGGGCGGGTCGTTCTTGCCACGGTGACCCACGAGAACACCTTCGTCATCGAGCTGCGGCTGCGGGGCCAGGAACAGCCGCTCCTCCCCACCGACCGCCACCGCTTGTTCTCCGTCACGAGGAACGACTGGATACCAGCAGCTCACTTGCAGCCCGGCGAGGAACTCCAGACGATGGAAGGTACCGTCCTCGTCGAGAAGGTGAAGCCGTGGCCCGGAGTCCACCGCGTGTTCAACCTTGAGGTTGAGACCGAGCACAGCTACTTCGCTGGCGAGGCGAAGGTTCTCAGTCACAATAACAATCCATGTGCCGCAAACAGAACACCAGACCTAAAAACTGGAGTGGGATACGACGCTGGGGATGTTCCTGTGCGGGTTGAAGGACCTTGGTCGATCAATGATATGAAGCAAGGGCTGCTCGGACATCCGCCACGAGGTCTTGGATCTCCGGACATTCATCACGGGGGCCAGATGCCCGGTGGGGCAAAGCATGAAATCATTGCCAACCAACACAGAAACAACTCAGAACTACATCCGAATCCCAATCAGGGGGTAACTAAAGAAATGCGGCAATCTGATCGCCAATTACATTGGTGGTATCGCGCCCGTGAACAGGGTGCCGATCAAGCACTGCCTGATTGGATTTACGACTGATATGACTTTAGAACAATTTCAACAACGACATCGAACTGGAGTGGTGGAAAAGCCGAAATTATTCGCTCTCATCCCAGCGGACCCGCCAGCCTCTATCCAGCAGATTGCTGAGACGGAGAGTCAGCTCGGCGTTCAACTGCCCGCCAAGTATCAGCAGTTCTTGTCTGCATTTGGAGGTGGCAGCTTCGGATTGATAAACATTTTTTCCGCTTGTTCGGACAGTGATTTTTACCTTCCGATGCGGCGTGAGGAGTCCCGGAACTATCTTCCTGACGATCTAGTTCCATTTTCTGATGATGGAGCTGGAGGACTTTATGTCATGAAGGTGAGTGGGCAGGCTTTAGGAGATGCCGTGTTTTATTGGAATCAGGATGGCGGCTTGGACACCACTGAGTTCGAAGACATTTTGGAGTTCATCGCTCGATACGCATACGCTGCAGCTTGATGCCGTGTTGAGCGGTCAACCCGCGCATTTTGGGAGTGGAAGCCTGTCCCCTAACGTGGCTAGGCTTGAAACTGCCGAAGGCTTCGCGCGGAGGTGGCGCAGCGATCGCGCGGCGGACAACGGGCGGTCGATGGATGAGGCGGAAGACGTGCAGCGGCCGGGCAGGCGCACGGGCATCGGCCCGTGAAAAGATCGTTAGCATGCAGCACCGGTGCGTGGCATCTGAGGCAGCGGGCCGTGGGGAAGCGCGTTCGGGTGGCCGGATCGGTGCGGGGTGTCCGCCGTGGCTCCGCGGTGCCCTCTGCGGGCGCTGGAGGCGTCAAGCGCTGTCCTGGTCGGTCGTCGCTTTCGCGCTCGTGCCTCGCTTGTGCAGCTTCCTTCCTCCTGCGGGATCTGTTACGGGCCCGGCTGACATCGCACTCTGCGGCCTGAGCGATCGTAGCGAGGCGCAG is a window encoding:
- a CDS encoding RHS repeat-associated core domain-containing protein gives rise to the protein MILRRLISLPAVSFWIALLLCFPAEGQTGFPGGGNSNPSTANGPPTHPDDDKPSTDDEGGSGDQPPGPIDLEAELEKSCEELLRDLEDKYGDGTGNPGSVDLTFKLAACPLEKSVSAGALRLYFDEPAENMGDPVHLQYHSVAGAEISSQEVTGLPSGVARRYTIKQASGKPLSFELKTGQSVMKPYGSGSASAARVELRTSTGITTDPANATIIRQYRTAGGYMDFNASTGKIQAWAGPTGRALNLTNSPEQGANVAGLEVIREGAAIRQVRSAAGLLDIVPDASGRGYSVITYLPSEVLAKAGNRYPLVSDAKPKQTIHVTHPVGRQRLLATYTDHSPDGMADQVKVLTFDYLDPLDGGHEWKLSSESEGLSVSSTRRVLPDHDKSGMRRVIRERKDGTGKLLVRTETLQQYEQSWDGWTDISEIEIPEGDSSAKLVRNFRYGTTPGENDFRKVNWQKTGSGLTYTFQYDSEGRMTRRMRPWLDGGNGLFLIESYAYAPHGPGETVLPGDERPRTTTVEVGAPGSGSNTILTRTFFAAYNDASNGNRHTVVKEDAATPSSGYGNPANRRVVEVFNAAGAGVEAGRLREVIAAAGVRSLYEYTAGPSQGLIETLTSPLNAIGEAKKGITRKVVTEKDAAGRTLRIRRSVYNGSGYVDVEEDIRVHARQGQLLHVTRTDLVSGRQRLVESFQWKGERVIATTDESGKTTRQAYDGHGRQTLIATSDIPEVASPLGGLSYPARNGVSSVTTGSIAGSLHSITWGDFTITTSAGGLSTQRSIKNDARGRLTQETDSDGYVSKVHYSADNLRRTVTRKDLSTERTVDYLDGQLKERSGTGAVAVFYSYAPRTGGGLITTTRFGRADSPRYRKVETDMLNRTVAVTTPAYTGTLVRTIEYLPGTDLPVREAASAPDVPVKLLAYDSFATPVRQGQTVRGGATTLDISSADRVQDVETDLISDAGGLWHVGRQFIYPHAGANASQRHLVMEVRKKLAGFETNEVSRSYSVDAFGNWSQRVTEEIPSSRLRIERSTSNAYAGEGVTVVHGGLLVEQRRPGDSASTITSHDGLGRVVGVKEPRHANASSFAYAIGSSRPVSQTDASGVVTSFSYYPQGVAGAGRIAATTFPDTTVRRTAYDLHGNVTKEWGSATAALSYQYNLYDELVGSLTYRQATPVDSASWPLEPGPADSTEWIRQESTGLLEQKQDADGKGATLVYDQAGRIATRTSARGIVTTYGYDAWGQQNLIDYGDATPDAAMSYDRMGRNTLQDNGIASTAIEYSPVNLLPIAETISYDLNQDDVPELSRRIDRGYDAFLRPQGITLSNDGSAESGTVYGYDAVGRLSSVNGGGLGTFAYNYTPNSSLPSSVSGPVHAGSSTWEPNRDLLDVKENKVGSTVVSRFDYTTNGMQRRSAVSTSGTAFTSAREIGWTYDSLGQVIAADSSVSGQDRAYGYDAAGNRLKSADSLTLPGSPNYAVNHLNQYTSIGPVSPVYDLDGNATSYPLPASPLANSTLAWDAENRLKSTTVGGTPVTYYYDTTGRRIAKVSGGTTTFYLYDGWNCIAEYQKTGGDLPVLKRAALWGTGSGGVEGLLSLWIEGSIYYPLYDGAGNVTQYLNASGSVAAHFEYDPFGRATVDTDTAELFNIRFSTKQIDTLTGLYYYGYRHYDPITGRWLSRDPLGEAGGLNLYGFVFNNAINLVDPLGLEGDEYFGESFIMTLQYALPAFGRDLKNIGSQIVEGVGAVGGVIGNEIALIQGAIQDPYLAEEYKKTWQNRGDTAAAIAGLILEATHDPFVRRLIWCNLSEDIKQRYSGEEGFLQALIDGQVAAIQAITGAGLAKGWDALAKSAKLAKLAKLAKVDLPDLPTGKLPNLPDGDLPEGFPGSCFVAGTPIQTEEGGKPIESLRVGDRVLTTDGSSSTSIEPANWRKIRLRMPNPEAPADILEIELLRTIQWIAATGCEPGTRMWFVLEEMGLRGWAEVIGIDACPVIEAGRGRVVLATVTHENTFVIELRLRGQEQPLLPTDRHRLFSVTRNDWIPAAHLQPGEELQTMEGTVLVEKVKPWPGVHRVFNLEVETEHSYFAGEAKVLSHNNNPCAANRTPDLKTGVGYDAGDVPVRVEGPWSINDMKQGLLGHPPRGLGSPDIHHGGQMPGGAKHEIIANQHRNNSELHPNPNQGVTKEMRQSDRQLHWWYRAREQGADQALPDWIYD
- a CDS encoding SMI1/KNR4 family protein yields the protein MPIKHCLIGFTTDMTLEQFQQRHRTGVVEKPKLFALIPADPPASIQQIAETESQLGVQLPAKYQQFLSAFGGGSFGLINIFSACSDSDFYLPMRREESRNYLPDDLVPFSDDGAGGLYVMKVSGQALGDAVFYWNQDGGLDTTEFEDILEFIARYAYAAA